ACAGGAAAGCTGTTTTGTAAGCCGAGTGCTGCCCTCGTCAAGACAGCTGCATGTAAAATGATGCTTGCTCTTTAAGTAACCTTATCATAAAGCACACTTGCGTGTACATGACgtataaaacatcaaataagCAGGGAAATACGCATTGATTGCGACACAGTACCTATACTGTTACATTCTTTAAGTTGTGACATCTACCAATAGGTCAGTGTAAAACTTAGAAGCAACAAATTATACAAATCACAGCTGTCATGGCTCACAAAAAGGGTAACCGCTGACATATTATGCTGGACTTCACTTCTCTTCCTTTTGCCTTTGTAGTTAACTTTGACATATTCATATAGATGTCATATATATGTCTTTTAGGCATTAAAAATAATGTCTGCTTTGCCTTCTGCCACCACAGTCTTTACCTGATGAATGCAGCTATAAGCACCGGATGTGTTTGTCAGCGTTGACTAATGTCTAATGTCTCTGTTGAGCCCATAGATATAAAACACGTCTTGAATATGGTTAAACCTACTTGTTGGAAGACTTCTAAGTAGACAGAGTTTAACATGTTTAGCCAGCATCTTTGCTCTGAGTCTGAACAGCAAATGAGCCCAACCTCACAGACATTTGGTTGAATCATAATGATAGAACATTTCCAAAATTCTGCCCGGAAGTGACCACGGTGTGACCTAAAAAGTAGCTTCACACACAATGCAGTCTGCCCTCGAGTCGACCAGAGGAGGTCTGTTGTTGAAAACCAGATTGATGTCATCCGGGAGGCTGGCTTTGTCAGACGGGTTGTGTCATGCTCTCCAACGGCTTGTTGTTGCTATGGCAACCCACTGTTTATCTCTGTTTGTCTCTAGGCGGAACAAGCAGAGTTGCaagctttaatgttttttctctctcactttcagCTCTGTATGTCTTACCTCACTTTACCATTTTTTTATACCACTCCCCTTTGCTTGTCAACATGCAAATTAGCCCACTTGACACTGAAGGCTATATTTGAAAGACTTAGGAAGCTGTTGGGGCATAGAGAGGCTATTTCTATAGGTGTTGTGTATTCTAAGCAGATTATAGTAACCTGAGTTGTAGCTGTTAGAGCTGTTATTAGTTTTAAATTAAGCTTGTCACCTAATACAGATACAGTTACAgactacatacacacagagtTCAGTTGACTGCCTACCTTTAGTTTGACTCAAACTGCGGTGTATAACTACCACATGATACACAGAATTAAAATGGTTAAAACCATGGGTGGCTTTCTGTGCATGAACTCTTTCAGTTACGGATATTCTAGagtttttggattgcttttcttttttgggaaaCAAATACCAACAAATTCCAATCTCAGTCTCCTCCTGGTGCCTAGTGCAGTGTGCAAGCTGAACAGATGCTGAACTTAGTGCAATGCTAAAATAATTAAAGACTGATAACATTACTTACATTAAGAAAACTAAGAAGGtaacgttttttttaactgaactgACCTTTTGTACATACCTTTTGTGCCCTGTCCTGTCTATCTGCCCTTTGCAGTTGCGAGTAGCTCTTGAATTTCCTttgtgcattgcattgtgggacagTAATGTACATCAACAGCACTATCCATCAGATTTAGTATGcatactgacatttttttgttattttaacacacTACAGAATACTATGTTGAAAATCTGCTATGCTTATGCAATTTACAGTAGAATTAGGTCAACACCTACATTTTGACAAATTTTCATCATGACAAAGGTCTTTTAACAAAGCCTTGTCCTCGTCTTCACCTTGAGCAGAGAAACGTCTTGCactaattaaaaactaaaaccgAAACTTCCCTGCCTTTTTGAGCACCCTGTTTTGTAACATGTCCGCAGGTTGCATACTACCACACAGTCAACAAGGATCCCATAATAAAGTTTCTAAGTCTCACTTTAAGACATGCTCAGTCTTTACAGTCTAAACCCAGCTGTTGAAATCCTGGACCCTGAACGATACACTTGATAGAATAATATGCCTGCTTGTGCTTAAGAGGCTATTTGTATAGGTGTTCTTTATTCTTAGCCAGGTAAGCATGTTATATATAGCAACCTGAGTTGTGATGATTCAGTGTCTCAGAGGGCTTTCAACTGTACTGTATTAGTGCAAGTGCTGTGTTAAGCTTGTAGGTTAATGCAGTGGATcaaacacacgtacacacacgtacactcTTCTGGTCTTTACATGAGTCTTACTTCATTGTGTCTCCACCACAAATACTTAGATTCTTAGCTTAGATTCAAAAAGGTAGCCTGGAACAAGCAAGAATTTTAGATATGTTTTGCCCCTGCTCCTAGTTGTATTTAGGCCCTTAATTCTTGCAGTATTGGTGCTTTCCTGCTGTGTAGCAACAGATGCATTTAATGTCCATAAGGAAGTGAGACAGACCTCTGACTTGGAGTGTGATTACTTTTCTAGCCTGGCTGCTAAATGAGAGTGAAGCTGCCACTTTGACAAAAGCAGAATTTGGCTGATCTATTTTAGGTTTACTTATCTATATTGTGAGATTgagtatgtttgttttttataataagGTAACTTTCTTCTGTTTGATTACCAATATGGACTTTAATTTAGTGAAGGAGGAGTTAAAATCGGCCCAACTGAATTAGAATCCGTTGCaagtctctttctctttgttagTGTCTCTCTTTGAGGTGATTGGTGGaatctttttgtctctgttttgttcaaaatgttcaattgTTCTTCTCTTCCCAACAGCTCAAACTCTCACAGTCCGTCTCCTCCCAGCAGCTCAAACGCCTTCAGTCTGCTAAGCTCAGAGCAGGATAATCCTTCAACCAGCGGCTGCAGGTCAGAGAAAACCCTTTACAGAACAATGATTTTTGGTTTattatacatttgtattttcattttttttttcatttttaagggAATGGTTTCCTTTTTGCAATATCTGACTTGccgctctgtgtgtttgtgcaactTGTAGTAGTCAGGAGTCCGCCAAAGCCAAGACCCAGAAAGAGATGATTAAAACTCTGAAAGAGCTGAAGCTTTACCTGCCCGCTGAGAAGAGACACAATAAGTCATCCACACTGAACACCCTCAAGTACGCACTGCGCTGCGTCAAGCAAGTGGAAGGTAAAGGGCATTCATATCCCTCCGTCCTCTCTCTGCTCCTGTCTTGTGTGTTGCTGCCAATCTCTACACATCTTATATTAAGGGCCTgttcctatttttttgtttaaactgtcTATAGTTTAATAATTCACTTCACACCAATATGTACATTTATGAATGTAGCTATTTGTACACAATAATGTCTTTTCTTTGGAAATCAGGAAGCATAGTAGCTAAATGAGATccccaaaaaagggaaataaaggCAAAACCTTGTGCAGGAAGGAGCATTGTGTAGGCAGGTCTATGTGTAATGGTCTGTAGAGAcaaaacccttgtgttgtctttccgttgaccatttgtcactttttgtcatctgatgtttttgttatttcttttgctaatatttttttttattattttttttttgaaaaaaaacaaaaggggacaatacatattaatgaacattttcacaaatgtaaatatgccagattgtagccttaggctaatttccatctgcagatttttgaagctttttctgtcatttgtcacttttttcaaagttcttttacctttttttgtttttatatgccATAACATTAACTAAAACACCCATGTTCAGTAAGattagtgaactgatcatttattttacttatgaCGACCCCTTTATCAGTATGAATTGATCATCTTTTTGTCACCTATTATGTATTGTATAATATGTTGTGACCAGACTTATAAATAACTAATAAACTAATAAAATCCctatgtgtgtgttgcagccaATGACGAGTATTACCAGCTGTTGATGACCAATCACAGTCAACCTTCAGTCCTGGATGTCTCCTCTTATACGATAGAGGAGATAGACAGCATCACTTCTGAATACACCCTCAAAAACAATGTGAGTCACAGAATTATTTTTAAActaatacaaatattaaaatctcTTTTAGTTGCATATACTGGTGTGAAGGTTTTACTGATTGTGTTTGAGCAGTTGGGTACAGGTTTCATCTTTTATCCCACCATTTGGATTTTGTCTCCTCAACAGGTCTTTTTTGCCGTAGCCGTGTCTCTCGTTACAGGAAGAATAGTCTACATTTCTGACCAAGCTGCCTCCATCCTCAACTGCAAAAGAGAAGTTTTCAAGAAAAGCAAGTTTGTGGAGTTTATTATTCCACAGGATGTTAGTGTCTTCTACAGCTTCACAACGCCCTACCGCCTGCCCTCCTGGAGCATGTGCACTGGAGCAGGTACATATATGACAGCTGCAAGGTTCGCTGCAGATGCAGTATCAATAATACTTAAGATAGATATCAGTAGTCATAGTAGTATTTAAGGAAGATGACTGTGAAAGGGATGATCATTCACacagtcaattttttttaagtgctttgcatacataaaatatgaattggAGAAATAAATGACTGactttattcatttaaaaaaaaaaaaactaaagttggACAGAATAGACTGAGCTGTCTCAGGTGCTAAAGTAAAATGGGTCACTGAATGGAAAAACTCATTATATCCTCTCCAGTTTATGAATGCCCAGATTGGCTTGTTGGTCCGTAACCTTAAATCAGACCCAGAGTTGCACTTTATCTGTATTGATTTGTCCTCATTAATATATGTTGGCTTACAAACTGAATTAAGCCTTGACTCTGTTTAAATACATTGCATCTAAGTGCAGAGCTGAGGGTTGCTAGATTACCTGCTGAGCTTAAACCCTGATTAGCATTCGGCCGGGTCTCATtgcttttaaattaattaaaacatttatttttcccGTTTCAGAGGCATCGCCGCCTGACTGCATGCAGGAGAAGTCCTTCTTCTGTcgcatcaggtgtgtgtgtgttggtttgaaCATGGCGGTGGGCCATCTGCTGCTCCTACCTGTTTGCCGTTTTTATTCATACTGTCATTCCTCTctagatgttttttaattagtttgtgACATCATATTGTGAACTGAAATACATGCTTTTtccaggacacacacagagacactctcacacaccacacacacacacacaccttgtttgGAACTTCCATTGACTTTATCTTGCCAAACCTTTAATCTTATTTTGATGGAAATTACACATGTCATCACACTTGAGCTATCCATCTCTGAAGAACAGAAATTAAAGAATGTGCACACCACTCTCATTATTTTGACACAGATATGAATGGAAACATAGCTCAGCCATGCCCTTTTGTTTTCAATAACTTAAAAATCCACAAGCGCAGACAGGAATTCTTTGTGAAAACTTGTACTTCCATGGGACAACAATCctcatttttatgtttctttccTTCTAACAAATTTCTAGTGGTAGTAATAAGTGTGAGGGCAATCTGCAGTACTATCCATTCCGCATGACACCCTACCGGATGAAGGTCCAAGACACAGTGCATGCTGAAGACCAGTTCTGCTGCCTCCTGCTGGCTGAGATAGTTCACTCCGGTTATGAGGGTGAGAacaatttgtgtttattttttggaGGTCCTCATTAATCTTGATACTGTGAAATTGCTGTTCATCTTTGCGCCATACTGCTCAATcactatactgtactgtatattggaCTAATAAACACATATACAAATGCAACATAAACAAATTGCCagatttgtacttaagtacttaAGAAatcttttctcttccttttgaAGCACCCAGAATTCCAACGGATAAACGCATcttcaccaccacacacacaccgagttGTGTGCTTCAGGATGTGGATGAGAGGTAATTCATTGTGGAATGATTTACTTTTGAACTACAATATTCTCACCCATCACAGGATAATTGAATTGGTGCTTTTGCTTGCCAACTACTTGAGCgagttgtcatgttttttttgtgtaaatcaGGGCAGTTCCTCTTCTTGGGTACCTCCCCCAAGACCTGATTGGCACACCATTCCTCCTCCATTTGCATCCCAATGACCGACCAAATATGTTGGCCATTCACAGAAAGAGTGAGTCCTCTTAATTAAGTCGATTTCAGAATTTAGTATGTCTGCACAGGAAATATGTTCCTATCATGATCTGACTATGTAATTTGGGCTTTCTCTGCAGTTCTTCAATTCGCAGGACAACCATTTGACCACTCGTCCGTCCGGTTCTGTGCGCAAAATGGAGAATACATCGTTCTTGAAACCAGCTGGTCCAGTTTCGTCAACCCCTGGAGCCACAAGGTCTCCTTTGTTATTGGAAGACACAAAGTGTGCACGTGAGTATTCCTATCTTGCTGATATAGAGTCTATAGTGGCTGTCAATATGCCACTCTTTGAATAGATAGGAATTTCACAGTTTATCATACTGTAGATAGACATTTATCAACCATGTGTTTTTACCAGGGGCCCCGTGAATGAAGATGTTTTTGCAGCCCCGGCGTCCACTGTCCAGGAGATGAAGACCATGGACTCTGACATCCAGGACCTTACTGAGCAGATCCATCGGCTCCTGCTACAGGTGAGAGAGAATAAAGGAGAACAAATGACATATAGTATTGATTATAGAAGAAAGGGTAGTTTATTTAAGTCATCAAAGTAGCTAGCATCATTGAAATAAGGTATAAGGTATGAAAGCAGcatcttactttaaaaaaacaacaacacacacacacacacacacacacacacacaacaggttTGAAATTGTAAAACAACTTTCTTTCAGCCGGTCCGTAACAGTGGGTCCAGTGGCTACAATAGTGTGAACAGAAATGAACACCCTGTAGGCATGAGCTCCTCTAGTGAGAGCCTCAAAAGCGGTAGCGGGAGCAAGATCCagccagaggaggaggaagtgagCGGCAAAGCCAGACCGGTGAGTAAAGTTTAGTATGTGTGTTTTAGCCCATGTGGTCCTACTACTTACCCATGTGGCCCAGATACTGGGTTATTATTGTTCTTATGCACAATAACTGTCAATGACTTGATTGTTCTTCAACTGAATGGGTGGATAAATCTACTTTAACCCGaagtttaatatttattaatatttatggaAAGGAATGCAACCAAGCTGGCAAATTTATTTCACATTCCTTTATTTTTCGATTGAAAAGAATTAGCAAAATGTCCTATCAACATATTTGAAATCCGATGACCCTTGACTCTTGAGTCTTGTGTCTCTATTTCACAGAGAAGTTTTCAGGAAATCTGTAAAGGAATACATCTTCAGAAGAGCCAAGAGCAGCAGACAACCAGACAAGACATCAAGAAAAGCAATGGCAGTAAGTCCAGTCCATAACTACCTGCACATTTGTGTTTAAATAGTTGAGAACGTGTCTGAACCAGACAATTAGAAAGTTGTTGGAGAAAATGTCATTCATATTTGTTGAAATTGACCCCGTTCTGGCTTTTTTTCCTGTAGAGTCTGTACAAAAGAGCTCAGCGGTGGTGCGGCCCAAACACTCAGCAGCTCCCCTCAACTGGAAGGAGACAGAAGCCATGATGGAGGAGACTAGGTCCTCTTCCCAAGAGGAGACAGCCTTCAATGATCCGACTGTCTACTCCTACCAGCAGATCAGCTGTCTGGACAGTGTTGTCAGGTACGGAGATAGACATGATTTTGAAGAATGGTGCCCGTGATCTTGTTTAATATTTCCTACTGTTGTAAAAAGATAGTTGACAATGATTTGATTCCTGTAGGTACTTGGAGGGCTGTAATGTTCCCATCACAATGAAGAGGAAGTGCCAGTCTTCCTCTAACACCACGTCCTCTAACTCAGATGAGGACCAACAGAAAGGACCTAACATTATGCAGGTGTCTGAAGGTATGTGTCCCCGACTCAGTTCCTACCAATATTTATTATAGCAGACACTTATTGTCACCTCATCAGACAAAGCTATGGCCTCTCCTTTTAAACTCTTCTCTCAAACTCTACAATGCCAGTTCCTTGTCAGTATCTCTTGTTCTCTGTTCTCTTTGGCAGAACCAGCCTTGTTGAAGGATCACTCTGTGCTCTCCCTATTGGATGATCAAGACAAAAAGTCCAGTGACGCGGCCACAGCGGTAGTGGGCACTTCATTGCCCCTACCTGTACCTAACAAAACAGAAAGCGTGGTGTCCATAACCAGCCAGTGTAGCTACAGTAGCACCATAGTGCATGTTGGGGACAAGAAACCTCGACCAGACTCAGGTACAGTgcagtgaaaaagtatttgCTTCCAATCTGATTCCCCTAGTGTTGCATATTTATCATACAAAGATATCCGATCTTCAGACAAAATCTACTATTAGACAAATAAAGAACTGTAACATAGCTTATTAGgtaatttacttaagtaaaaaaaagttatccaAAAATCACCCATTTAAAAGGGTATTGGTAATAACTACATTAAGTAATAcatatttgaaatgtaaaagttTTTAATGTCAGTCTTGTGGGGAATTTAAGCCCACTCTTCTTTGCTCTCCTCAGACAAGGTAGTAAGTTAGaagcatcattttatttttctgaagaTTCAAAACTACTAAGTGTGACAAATATGCAAGCACAGAAGATATCAGGAAAAGGGCAAATGGTTTTTCACAGCACTGTAAATCCAACTTTACGTGCGTCcttctactgtatgtgtgtatgtgtagttGCGTGCTATCAGTGGATGCTTGGCAGGCTTTatctcacacacagaaaaagtCAACTCTTCCCACTTTGTCACATTATTTCTATATTATTTCTACTCAATGCGCACAAAACGTTTTCAGGGTAATTGGATTCCGTTTAAAATAATTGCAATGGTGGTGatacgtttttttatttttattttttatttaaactaacaTGCAATAACTCAGTTGCAATCCTGACAATCATCATCAACAAAGATAATGTTGATGATCTAGAAGATGGACAGAATTAGCTCAACCGATACTAATAGTGTTCATTTATTGCTTTATTGCTGGCCCATAGTTGATTACTCACTGGCTACATGATACATGATGCGCATCAAGGAAGTGGCTTGTTAAATGATATAATCTGATATAAGCGTGTATAAACAGTAATTCAGCACCTTGGAATATATTGTTGTTCCACAACATTGAACTTCATTAGATTGATTAAGATCTATGAAAATGatgaacaaaaatataaaacaaggaGTGTCTTGGtaggcaactttttttttgcctgtcaTACCTCTCTTTCTACACTGTCCATAATAatatagaaacagaaaaaaaaatctgtacaaattattgtacattttactaCAATTATTAAACCAAAGCCAAATGATCTACCACAAAATGGAAGTATGCAAGTGAATAATATCTGTGGGGTTCACACTTTTTTCCCGTTTTTTCATCGGTGTCCAATACCAGCCACTGCAATGCTTGATCAACACTGCTTTTGTCGTTGTCACTGCCTATGCTAAACTGTTGTATTACATAAAACTCCACCTTTCGTTGCTTTAGAGTATGTTAAAGGCTTTTCTCTGCTGTCACCCTCTGACTTACAGATATCATAGGGGATGTCCAAGGAACAGGAGAGACTGTAGAATCCAGCCACAACCCTGGGGCTCCTCTTTCTGTTGTTTCACCTCCCATTCAGGAGAGGGAGCCCTATAAGAAAAAACTTGGGTTGACCAAACAGGTTTTGGCAGCCCACACGCAGAAGGAGGAGCAGACCTTTCTGTATCGCTTCAGGGAGCATCAAGGACTCACAGCACTCAAAGAAAACTGCTCTCAGTACCTGGAGAGTCAAAGAGAACAGATCGCCAGCGATGGTACTTCTGACCACCATACTGACACATAATTTCAAAAGCCTTTTAAAGGATAATGGCAGTTTATTACAACTTGGGTGTCATttttgtctgtctatctgtaaCATTAATATTTTACTCCTCAGGTTAATTGCTGGATCTGTCTGACTGCTTATCTTTTTAGCCCCAATAGACTTTGTTTTAGAGATGTCACTGTGTTCTCAGACCTCTGCAAATACTTAGTTGAATACAGTGTTAATATAAATGATAGCAATGATGGCCAAAAATAAGACCCAAGTTTTAATCCAATGGTATTTTCCTCTTACTCTGTAATTGTTACTGGCAAATTGTAAAGTTTTcaataatgattatttttgtgAAATTCACAAATTACtcaacaaactttttttttttttttttttaatcctctctGATATTTAGCTGTACCTGCTGCTCGGCCCTACAATGAGGGTGGACCGAGAGTACTGCCCACTTCGCGGCGAGATGCACGACATAAAAAGACCAAGTCAAAGCGAGCAAAGCAAATGGAGTCCTCAGATAACAAAATGTCCCATCACAGACAGCAacatctgcagcctcctcttctaAACCTCGGCCTTAACCCGACCTCATGGTCTCGTTCTGACACCTCACAGTCGACTTCCCCCATGGCCTACCCCTCCGTGGTGCCAGGCTTTCCGCTCCAGGTTTACCCCGGAGCCAATTCCCTACCTCCCCACACAGACGCCACTCTACAAGGCTTTGGGCACAATCAGGGAATCCAGTCCCCTCCCTGtcccccatccatccatcctgctCCCTACACCACCCCCATGGTCACCCCCATTGTGGCTCTGATGCTGCCCATGGCCTACCCTACAATTGCCCCCGGACTGCCACCTCCCCAGCCAGTGTACCACACAGTAACTGGTGGCTTCCCCACCCAATTGCCGCCTTTTGGCCTGGCTGCCTCTCCGGGCCAAGGGCCTTTCACAGAGCCACCTTCCTTCAGTGTTCAGAACCAGTTCACCACCCAGAACCCATTTCCTCTTCAAGCAGGCAGCCTGACCCCGTCGTTCTACTTTCCTCCATCCTTGGAAACCTCAAAGGCCCCTGTGGTGGAGGGCCAGTCTCGCTCCTCTTCGCCCCAGTCTGGAGGAGATGGAGGCCAGGCGTCCCCACCCCTGTTCCAGTCTCGGTGCAGCTCACCCCTCAACATGCTGGGGCTGGAGCTGTCAGTGGAGCGGCAGGACAGCACAGTGCTCTCCTCTGGACAAGGGAATAATGCGGCTGAAAGGGAGGAAATAACAAGTGGCAACCAGGCCAAGGAGAGGGAGCTGAAGCAGGTAAACAAGGTAATAACCCTCTTTCTGTTTGCtttcctgcttttctttttctctccttttccttccCAGTAGCTCTCATTGCCTATGACTGAAATTCTTAACCTGTAACATT
The sequence above is drawn from the Etheostoma spectabile isolate EspeVRDwgs_2016 chromosome 12, UIUC_Espe_1.0, whole genome shotgun sequence genome and encodes:
- the per2 gene encoding period circadian protein homolog 2 isoform X3, producing the protein MSEDSASTPHPFTVLEDQTGVSCSSMPRGASRCSAMAQLHRMGGYSQSGPDLGLPSEGSDSSGQDPRAPPPKHRKTARSRPLPEEDVEMKSSGSSGSGTESQDNESNGNKSNGNESHDHSSTSSSNGTSKDSALLESSESNKSSNSHSPSPPSSSNAFSLLSSEQDNPSTSGCSSQESAKAKTQKEMIKTLKELKLYLPAEKRHNKSSTLNTLKYALRCVKQVEANDEYYQLLMTNHSQPSVLDVSSYTIEEIDSITSEYTLKNNVFFAVAVSLVTGRIVYISDQAASILNCKREVFKKSKFVEFIIPQDVSVFYSFTTPYRLPSWSMCTGAEASPPDCMQEKSFFCRISGSNKCEGNLQYYPFRMTPYRMKVQDTVHAEDQFCCLLLAEIVHSGYEAPRIPTDKRIFTTTHTPSCVLQDVDERAVPLLGYLPQDLIGTPFLLHLHPNDRPNMLAIHRKILQFAGQPFDHSSVRFCAQNGEYIVLETSWSSFVNPWSHKVSFVIGRHKVCTGPVNEDVFAAPASTVQEMKTMDSDIQDLTEQIHRLLLQPVRNSGSSGYNSVNRNEHPVGMSSSSESLKSGSGSKIQPEEEEVSGKARPRSFQEICKGIHLQKSQEQQTTRQDIKKSNGIESVQKSSAVVRPKHSAAPLNWKETEAMMEETRSSSQEETAFNDPTVYSYQQISCLDSVVRYLEGCNVPITMKRKCQSSSNTTSSNSDEDQQKGPNIMQVSEEPALLKDHSVLSLLDDQDKKSSDAATAVVGTSLPLPVPNKTESVVSITSQCSYSSTIVHVGDKKPRPDSDIIGDVQGTGETVESSHNPGAPLSVVSPPIQEREPYKKKLGLTKQVLAAHTQKEEQTFLYRFREHQGLTALKENCSQYLESQREQIASDAVPAARPYNEGGPRVLPTSRRDARHKKTKSKRAKQMESSDNKMSHHRQQHLQPPLLNLGLNPTSWSRSDTSQSTSPMAYPSVVPGFPLQVYPGANSLPPHTDATLQGFGHNQGIQSPPCPPSIHPAPYTTPMVTPIVALMLPMAYPTIAPGLPPPQPVYHTVTGGFPTQLPPFGLAASPGQGPFTEPPSFSVQNQFTTQNPFPLQAGSLTPSFYFPPSLETSKAPVVEGQSRSSSPQSGGDGGQASPPLFQSRCSSPLNMLGLELSVERQDSTVLSSGQGNNAAEREEITSGNQAKERELKQVNSHGDGNNSDSNSLSSGVLDIIPDEDSCSVTGSATSGSMGSGSNGFRTSASGTSNSGTSKSKTSASGTSGSGKGSNNSSKYFGSVDSSQNSQKVNDHLSGSKGQAVAMDQSEHFINDIQRVLREDREKLRLLQKNQPHFSEEQKMELVEVYPWFKKGGLPKAIDIKTCSCCAGVSELAAAEEVAAAAAAAAAAKDQPDQDIGDTEMGEVSCQGRPGKEPSNTLQTQPARQQTSQDFQ
- the per2 gene encoding period circadian protein homolog 2 isoform X5, with protein sequence MSEDSASTPHPFTVLEDQTGVSCSSMPRGASRCSAMAQLHRMGGYSQSGPDLGLPSEGSDSSGQDPRAPPPKHRKTARSRPLPEEDVEMKSSGSSGSGTESQDNESNGNKSNGNESHDHSSTSSSNGTSKDSALLESSESNKSSNSHSPSPPSSSNAFSLLSSEQDNPSTSGCSSQESAKAKTQKEMIKTLKELKLYLPAEKRHNKSSTLNTLKYALRCVKQVEANDEYYQLLMTNHSQPSVLDVSSYTIEEIDSITSEYTLKNNVFFAVAVSLVTGRIVYISDQAASILNCKREVFKKSKFVEFIIPQDVSVFYSFTTPYRLPSWSMCTGAEASPPDCMQEKSFFCRISGSNKCEGNLQYYPFRMTPYRMKVQDTVHAEDQFCCLLLAEIVHSGYEAPRIPTDKRIFTTTHTPSCVLQDVDERAVPLLGYLPQDLIGTPFLLHLHPNDRPNMLAIHRKILQFAGQPFDHSSVRFCAQNGEYIVLETSWSSFVNPWSHKVSFVIGRHKVCTGPVNEDVFAAPASTVQEMKTMDSDIQDLTEQIHRLLLQPVRNSGSSGYNSVNRNEHPVGMSSSSESLKSGSGSKIQPEEEEVSGKARPRSFQEICKGIHLQKSQEQQTTRQDIKKSNGIESVQKSSAVVRPKHSAAPLNWKETEAMMEETRSSSQEETAFNDPTVYSYQQISCLDSVVRYLEGCNVPITMKRKCQSSSNTTSSNSDEDQQKGPNIMQVSEDIIGDVQGTGETVESSHNPGAPLSVVSPPIQEREPYKKKLGLTKQVLAAHTQKEEQTFLYRFREHQGLTALKENCSQYLESQREQIASDAVPAARPYNEGGPRVLPTSRRDARHKKTKSKRAKQMESSDNKMSHHRQQHLQPPLLNLGLNPTSWSRSDTSQSTSPMAYPSVVPGFPLQVYPGANSLPPHTDATLQGFGHNQGIQSPPCPPSIHPAPYTTPMVTPIVALMLPMAYPTIAPGLPPPQPVYHTVTGGFPTQLPPFGLAASPGQGPFTEPPSFSVQNQFTTQNPFPLQAGSLTPSFYFPPSLETSKAPVVEGQSRSSSPQSGGDGGQASPPLFQSRCSSPLNMLGLELSVERQDSTVLSSGQGNNAAEREEITSGNQAKERELKQVNKVNSHGDGNNSDSNSLSSGVLDIIPDEDSCSVTGSATSGSMGSGSNGFRTSASGTSNSGTSKSKTSASGTSGSGKGSNNSSKYFGSVDSSQNSQKVNDHLSGSKGQAVAMDQSEHFINDIQRVLREDREKLRLLQKNQPHFSEEQKMELVEVYPWFKKGGLPKAIDIKTCSCCAGVSELAAAEEVAAAAAAAAAAKDQPDQDIGDTEMGEVSCQGRPGKEPSNTLQTQPARQQTSQDFQ
- the per2 gene encoding period circadian protein homolog 2 isoform X6, with the protein product MSEDSASTPHPFTVLEDQTGVSCSSMPRGASRCSAMAQLHRMGGYSQSGPDLGLPSEGSDSSGQDPRAPPPKHRKTARSRPLPEEDVEMKSSGSSGSGTESQDNESNGNKSNGNESHDHSSTSSSNGTSKDSALLESSESNKSSNSHSPSPPSSSNAFSLLSSEQDNPSTSGCSSQESAKAKTQKEMIKTLKELKLYLPAEKRHNKSSTLNTLKYALRCVKQVEANDEYYQLLMTNHSQPSVLDVSSYTIEEIDSITSEYTLKNNVFFAVAVSLVTGRIVYISDQAASILNCKREVFKKSKFVEFIIPQDVSVFYSFTTPYRLPSWSMCTGAEASPPDCMQEKSFFCRISGSNKCEGNLQYYPFRMTPYRMKVQDTVHAEDQFCCLLLAEIVHSGYEAPRIPTDKRIFTTTHTPSCVLQDVDERAVPLLGYLPQDLIGTPFLLHLHPNDRPNMLAIHRKILQFAGQPFDHSSVRFCAQNGEYIVLETSWSSFVNPWSHKVSFVIGRHKVCTGPVNEDVFAAPASTVQEMKTMDSDIQDLTEQIHRLLLQPVRNSGSSGYNSVNRNEHPVGMSSSSESLKSGSGSKIQPEEEEVSGKARPRSFQEICKGIHLQKSQEQQTTRQDIKKSNGIESVQKSSAVVRPKHSAAPLNWKETEAMMEETRSSSQEETAFNDPTVYSYQQISCLDSVVRYLEGCNVPITMKRKCQSSSNTTSSNSDEDQQKDIIGDVQGTGETVESSHNPGAPLSVVSPPIQEREPYKKKLGLTKQVLAAHTQKEEQTFLYRFREHQGLTALKENCSQYLESQREQIASDAVPAARPYNEGGPRVLPTSRRDARHKKTKSKRAKQMESSDNKMSHHRQQHLQPPLLNLGLNPTSWSRSDTSQSTSPMAYPSVVPGFPLQVYPGANSLPPHTDATLQGFGHNQGIQSPPCPPSIHPAPYTTPMVTPIVALMLPMAYPTIAPGLPPPQPVYHTVTGGFPTQLPPFGLAASPGQGPFTEPPSFSVQNQFTTQNPFPLQAGSLTPSFYFPPSLETSKAPVVEGQSRSSSPQSGGDGGQASPPLFQSRCSSPLNMLGLELSVERQDSTVLSSGQGNNAAEREEITSGNQAKERELKQVNKVNSHGDGNNSDSNSLSSGVLDIIPDEDSCSVTGSATSGSMGSGSNGFRTSASGTSNSGTSKSKTSASGTSGSGKGSNNSSKYFGSVDSSQNSQKVNDHLSGSKGQAVAMDQSEHFINDIQRVLREDREKLRLLQKNQPHFSEEQKMELVEVYPWFKKGGLPKAIDIKTCSCCAGVSELAAAEEVAAAAAAAAAAKDQPDQDIGDTEMGEVSCQGRPGKEPSNTLQTQPARQQTSQDFQ